In a single window of the Subtercola sp. PAMC28395 genome:
- a CDS encoding sterol carrier family protein: MARAKIPEATGLSAVASVTLAVANGSTGVGRDTLATAVRYSLQVLSEQAKGNTVEVRVPPFGAIQCIEGPGHTRGTPPNVVETDAETWLALVTGRLDWATGVKSGRVHASGQRADLTGYVPIAELR, encoded by the coding sequence GTGGCACGGGCGAAGATTCCAGAGGCGACAGGGCTGAGCGCTGTTGCGTCGGTCACTCTCGCGGTGGCCAACGGTTCCACTGGTGTCGGTCGCGACACGCTCGCCACCGCTGTGAGGTACTCGTTGCAGGTTCTCTCGGAGCAGGCGAAGGGCAACACGGTCGAGGTGAGGGTGCCGCCCTTCGGCGCCATCCAGTGTATCGAAGGCCCGGGGCACACGCGGGGCACGCCTCCCAACGTCGTCGAGACCGATGCGGAGACCTGGCTCGCTCTCGTCACGGGCAGGCTCGACTGGGCGACCGGCGTGAAGTCCGGCCGAGTGCACGCCTCAGGCCAGAGGGCAGACCTCACCGGGTACGTTCCCATCGCGGAGCTTCGCTGA
- the purD gene encoding phosphoribosylamine--glycine ligase, whose protein sequence is MKILVLGSGAREHAIVSALLGEDETHEIIVAPGNAGIASAALNVTVTPLDANDPGAVTNFANHHSIQLVVIGPEAPLVAGVADALRTRGIAVFGPSQAAAALEGSKTFAKRIMDAAGVPTGRALRAVTSADVESALDTFGAPYVVKADGLAAGKGVLVTSDRAAAQQHASTWLTHGDVLFEEFLDGQEVSLFFVSDGHTVVPLSPAQDYKRLLDGDLGPNTGGMGAYSPLPWLDDEFESEDDFVQEVLVSIALPTIRQLAHEGTPFVGLLYCGLILTSSGIRVIEFNARFGDPETQVVLPRLTSSLSGLLLAAATGTLAAVPRPTFSTDCAVTVVLASENYPETPVVGREISGLDAAAAVDGVHVTHAATAFAGAADGQMDDRLISTGGRVLSVVALGATFTEARRRAYQALGLIGLEGSHFRTDIAERVDAEVVGGAEADGAQAADATPSAAASGPDSGNGSGADQLDGWRHVYSGKVRDLYVPSESTSLADATAILVVASDRVSAFDFVLEPGIPQKGELLTALSRWWFGQLDGFANHILDGSTGAHTAPAVPARVAARSMVVKPLDMFPIECVVRGYLSGSGWAEYQETQSVCGVALPAGLRDGDRLPTPIYTPAFKAELGDHDENITFERTVELVGADVAAELRRLSLEVYARASGIAEARGIILADTKFEFGADRDTGEITLADEVLTSDSSRFWDAAAYDSGERTASFDKQIVRNWLAANWDKTGTPPELPTAIVEQTAARYRELIARLTGPVA, encoded by the coding sequence GTGAAGATTCTCGTTCTTGGTTCCGGTGCCCGCGAGCACGCCATCGTCAGTGCACTGCTCGGCGAAGACGAGACACACGAGATCATTGTGGCCCCGGGCAACGCAGGAATCGCCTCTGCCGCTCTGAACGTCACGGTCACCCCACTCGACGCCAATGACCCGGGTGCGGTGACGAACTTCGCCAATCACCACAGCATCCAACTCGTCGTCATCGGCCCGGAGGCCCCGCTTGTCGCCGGCGTCGCCGACGCCCTGCGAACCAGGGGCATCGCCGTCTTCGGCCCGAGCCAGGCCGCCGCCGCCCTCGAAGGCAGCAAGACCTTCGCCAAGCGCATCATGGATGCGGCGGGCGTACCGACGGGCCGCGCCCTGCGCGCTGTGACCTCTGCCGATGTCGAGTCAGCCCTCGATACCTTCGGTGCTCCCTACGTCGTGAAGGCCGACGGGCTCGCCGCAGGCAAGGGAGTCCTCGTCACCTCAGACCGCGCTGCAGCCCAGCAGCACGCCTCGACCTGGCTCACCCACGGCGACGTGCTCTTCGAGGAGTTCCTCGACGGCCAGGAGGTCTCTCTGTTCTTCGTGAGCGACGGCCACACGGTGGTTCCGCTCTCGCCCGCCCAGGACTACAAACGCCTGCTCGACGGCGACCTGGGCCCGAACACCGGCGGAATGGGTGCGTACTCGCCGTTGCCCTGGCTCGACGACGAATTCGAGAGCGAAGACGACTTCGTGCAGGAGGTTCTGGTCTCGATAGCGCTGCCGACCATCCGCCAGCTCGCCCACGAAGGCACGCCGTTCGTCGGGCTCCTCTACTGCGGGCTGATCCTGACCAGCTCAGGCATCCGGGTGATCGAGTTCAACGCCCGCTTCGGCGACCCCGAGACCCAGGTCGTGCTGCCGCGGTTGACGAGCTCGCTGAGTGGGCTGCTGCTCGCGGCGGCGACCGGCACTCTCGCAGCAGTTCCGCGGCCGACGTTCTCCACGGACTGTGCGGTCACCGTCGTGCTCGCGAGCGAGAACTACCCCGAGACACCTGTCGTCGGCCGAGAGATCAGCGGTCTCGACGCCGCAGCCGCAGTCGATGGCGTACACGTCACGCACGCGGCAACCGCCTTCGCAGGCGCCGCCGACGGGCAGATGGATGACCGGCTCATCTCCACCGGCGGCCGGGTGTTGAGCGTGGTCGCCCTCGGCGCCACCTTCACCGAGGCGCGCCGCCGGGCGTACCAGGCATTGGGTCTGATCGGGCTCGAAGGATCGCACTTCCGCACCGACATCGCAGAGCGCGTCGACGCCGAGGTCGTCGGCGGCGCCGAGGCAGACGGCGCGCAGGCCGCCGATGCGACGCCATCAGCTGCCGCTTCGGGTCCTGACTCAGGCAACGGGAGTGGCGCAGATCAGCTCGACGGCTGGCGGCACGTGTACTCGGGCAAGGTTCGCGACCTGTACGTGCCGAGCGAGTCGACTTCGCTCGCCGATGCGACCGCCATACTCGTGGTCGCGAGCGACCGGGTGAGCGCGTTCGACTTCGTGCTCGAACCGGGCATCCCGCAGAAGGGCGAGCTGCTCACCGCTCTCAGTCGCTGGTGGTTCGGGCAGCTCGACGGGTTCGCGAACCACATTCTCGATGGCTCGACGGGCGCACACACGGCTCCCGCCGTCCCCGCCCGCGTCGCCGCACGGTCGATGGTCGTGAAGCCCCTCGACATGTTCCCGATCGAGTGCGTTGTGCGCGGCTACCTCTCCGGTAGCGGCTGGGCCGAGTACCAGGAGACCCAGAGCGTGTGTGGGGTCGCACTGCCAGCAGGGCTGCGCGACGGCGACCGGCTTCCGACTCCGATCTACACGCCGGCGTTCAAGGCCGAACTCGGCGACCATGACGAGAACATCACGTTCGAGCGCACGGTTGAGCTGGTCGGAGCCGACGTTGCGGCCGAGCTGCGGCGGCTTTCGCTCGAGGTGTACGCCCGGGCATCCGGGATCGCCGAAGCGCGCGGCATCATTCTCGCCGACACCAAGTTCGAGTTCGGTGCCGACCGTGACACCGGTGAGATCACGCTGGCCGACGAAGTGCTCACCAGCGACTCGAGCCGCTTCTGGGATGCGGCCGCATACGACTCGGGTGAGCGCACCGCCAGCTTCGACAAGCAGATCGTGCGCAACTGGCTCGCAGCCAACTGGGACAAGACGGGAACCCCTCCTGAACTGCCCACGGCGATCGTCGAGCAGACTGCTGCGCGCTACCGCGAACTCATCGCACGACTGACGGGCCCCGTCGCGTAG